GTGCCAGGCGAATCGATTGAAGGACTCACGCTTATCCGGATCGAACCGGATTCAACCCTGTTCCGTTACGAGGCGCACCGCATCCGCATTCCCGTAACCGGAAAGTCCACGCGAATCCGCCTTGCCCTCTGACATGCCTACCTACGCCGCCATTTTTATCGATTCGCAGGGATGCCGCCGTTCCGAGCATTTCGAAGCACGGGATCGACATCAGCTCAAGGACGCCTTACGAGCGAAATCACTTTGGCTGGTTTCCGCGCGGGAGATGAAGGCCAGTCGAAAACTCACGCGACTGACGATCCCCGTGCGTGACTTCGTGCCGCTGCTGCATCAGCTCGAATTGCAGTTGCGGGCCGGTGTTACCGCCGATCTCGCCCTTGCCCAATTGGCTGGAGATGCTCCTCCGGGAGCGATTCGCACCGTATTGAGCCACCTCTGTCGGGAGGTATCTCAAGGTCAGCCGATCCACCAGGCTTGTCGGGCTTTTCCGAGGTTGTTTCCGTCGCACTTGCGGGCGGTCATCGCGGCGGGCGAGGTTTCCGCGCAACTGCCAGAATCTTTGCGCGCGCTCGCCGCGCATCTGACCAGCATTGACAGCCTCCGTCGTACCGCGCGGCGCGCACTCATCTATCCCGCGATTGTTCTGACCGCGACGGCGGGGCTTGTCATCTTCCTCTTGGGCAGCGTGGTGCCTCGGTTCGCGGAAATCTTCACGTCACTCCATCTGACGCTTCCTCTGATCACCATTATGCTCATCCGCACCAGTGAGCTGATGCACGTGCACACGCTGGCCTTGCTGACAATCGCCATTGCATTGGGCTTTGCGTTTGTGGTGGCGGCGCACTCTCCTGCGCTGCGCCGGCGACGGGATGCGTTGTTGTTAAAAATCCCCTTATGGGGCGATGTCATTCGTCATCTGGCGACAGCACGGTTTGCCGCGCATGGCCGACTGCTGCATGAAGCAGGCGTCCCGCTTCTGGATGCCCTCACTTCTGGCGCGGAGCTGACCGGTCACGCCGTGCTCGCAAGCCAACTGCTGGCGGCACGCGACGCCGTCGCGGCGGGACGGCCTCTCTATGCCGCCTTGCCCAAGGGGCATGCGTTCCCGCCTTTCATGATCCCGGCGCTGAAAGCCGGAGAAACCACCGGCCAACTTGGGGCGGCGCTTCGGCACATCGAAGATTACGCGAGCACCCGCGCGCGTGAACGGCTGACGACCGCACTCGCGCTGCTCGAACCGGTTGTGATGGCCCTGTTGGCGGCAGTGGTCGGCGCCATCGCTTTATCGTTCTTCCTGCCCCTCGTTTCGCTCCTCGGGAGTGTCAACCCCCATTGACCGATGACGTGTAATTCCCATCTGCATCGGTGTGCCTGTTTGGCGAAGCGCGGTTTTTCGCTCCTCGAAATCGTGCTCGTCCTGTTTGTGATCGGCGTGCTGGCATCCGTGTTGCTGCCTTC
This genomic stretch from Termitidicoccus mucosus harbors:
- a CDS encoding type II secretion system F family protein codes for the protein MPTYAAIFIDSQGCRRSEHFEARDRHQLKDALRAKSLWLVSAREMKASRKLTRLTIPVRDFVPLLHQLELQLRAGVTADLALAQLAGDAPPGAIRTVLSHLCREVSQGQPIHQACRAFPRLFPSHLRAVIAAGEVSAQLPESLRALAAHLTSIDSLRRTARRALIYPAIVLTATAGLVIFLLGSVVPRFAEIFTSLHLTLPLITIMLIRTSELMHVHTLALLTIAIALGFAFVVAAHSPALRRRRDALLLKIPLWGDVIRHLATARFAAHGRLLHEAGVPLLDALTSGAELTGHAVLASQLLAARDAVAAGRPLYAALPKGHAFPPFMIPALKAGETTGQLGAALRHIEDYASTRARERLTTALALLEPVVMALLAAVVGAIALSFFLPLVSLLGSVNPH